In the Malania oleifera isolate guangnan ecotype guangnan chromosome 1, ASM2987363v1, whole genome shotgun sequence genome, one interval contains:
- the LOC131156381 gene encoding autophagy-related protein 101 isoform X5: MNCEVCQLKELVGFLTRCILHTIVFHRALGLVRPKDIDLELFDITYVQCGDPELEKKIDEKIEQFISWVEKHPNKKSQICLSFYEVKNKQASWFNKTERLYWEQWYINLNVAQHTKANSSKSHNSKIVVDPGDSVMEQRSARRASLEASLREVLFQIIKFVNEKKDHIPPIPSLEGISFPYEITIPRASRSSISTT, translated from the exons GCATACTACACACGATTGTGTTTCATAGGGCTTTAGGTCTTGTGCGGCCCAAAGACATTGATTTGGAACTTTTTGACATTACATAT GTGCAATGTGGGGATCCGGAACTTGAGAAGAAGATAGATGAGAAGATTGAGCAGTTCATCAGTTGGGTGGAGAAACACCCAAACAAGAAAAGTCAG ATCTGTTTATCTTTCTATGAAGTGAAAAACAAACAAGCGTCGTGGTTTAACAAAACTGAACGCCTATATTGGGAGCAGTGGTATATCAATTTGAATGTTGCGCAGCACACTAAAGCAAATTCTAGCAAGTCTCATAATTCCAAAATTGTTGTAGATCCAGGGG ATAGTGTCATGGAGCAGAGAAGTGCTCGCAGGGCATCACTTGAAGCATCTCTTCGTGAGGTTCTCTTTCAGATAATAAAATTTGTGAATGAGAAAAAGGATCACATTCCGCCTATACCAAGCCTGGAGGGTATCTCATTTCCCTATGAAATCACCATTCCAAG GGCCAGTAGAAGTTCTATTTCAACTACATGA
- the LOC131156381 gene encoding autophagy-related protein 101 isoform X6, which yields MNCEVCQLKELVGFLTRCILHTIVFHRALGLVRPKDIDLELFDITYVQCGDPELEKKIDEKIEQFISWVEKHPNKKSQICLSFYEVKNKQASWFNKTERLYWEQWYINLNVAQHTKANSSKSHNSKIVVDPGDSVMEQRSARRASLEASLREVLFQIIKFVNEKKDHIPPIPSLEGISFPYEITIPRIPSKV from the exons GCATACTACACACGATTGTGTTTCATAGGGCTTTAGGTCTTGTGCGGCCCAAAGACATTGATTTGGAACTTTTTGACATTACATAT GTGCAATGTGGGGATCCGGAACTTGAGAAGAAGATAGATGAGAAGATTGAGCAGTTCATCAGTTGGGTGGAGAAACACCCAAACAAGAAAAGTCAG ATCTGTTTATCTTTCTATGAAGTGAAAAACAAACAAGCGTCGTGGTTTAACAAAACTGAACGCCTATATTGGGAGCAGTGGTATATCAATTTGAATGTTGCGCAGCACACTAAAGCAAATTCTAGCAAGTCTCATAATTCCAAAATTGTTGTAGATCCAGGGG ATAGTGTCATGGAGCAGAGAAGTGCTCGCAGGGCATCACTTGAAGCATCTCTTCGTGAGGTTCTCTTTCAGATAATAAAATTTGTGAATGAGAAAAAGGATCACATTCCGCCTATACCAAGCCTGGAGGGTATCTCATTTCCCTATGAAATCACCATTCCAAG GATTCCTTCAAAGGTTTAG